The Bacillaceae bacterium IKA-2 DNA window AAAAAGTAGACGAAATAAAAAATGCTTCTTCAGACGCGGCTATCCAAGCGGAAAAAATTGGACGGACAATAGATGAAATTGCCAGTGGTGCTGAAAGCTCAGCTAGTTCAATCCAATGTACTGCAGAATCTATGGAAGATGTTTCAAAGCTAGCAGATCAAGTTCAAGATCGTGCAAACGCATCAAGGCAGTTATCAATTGATATGGTAGCGACTTTAGCAGAAAGTAAACAAATCATCCACTCACTTGTTACAGGAATAAACCAGTTAGCTAGTGACAATCAAAACTCGTTGACAGCTGTAAGCCGCTTAGAATCTCATGCAAAAAAAGTTGGTGAAATTATCTCGCTAGTAGGGGATATTGCTGAGCAAACAAATTTACTCGCCTTAAATGCTTCAATTGAAGCGGCACGAGCAGGTGAGCAAGGAAGAGGTTTTGCGGTGGTTGCTGATGAGGTTCGTAAATTAGCTGATGAAAGTTCAAAAGCTGTCCAAGGTATTTCTAAATTAATCAAAAATATCCAAGACGAAGTATCTAATGTTGTCACCCAAATCTCAGATCAAGTAAAAGTAGCAAATAAGGAAGCTTTAAAAGGCGCGAGCACAAATGAAGCGATTGCAGAAATGACAAACTCAGTGACTGAAGTAGCTACTGCAGTTAAAGATATTACCGAGCTCGTTAATAGCCAGCTTAAGTCAATCAGAGCAACAACAACAGAATCTCAAGAAGTCGCGGCAATTGCCGAGGAAACATCAGCTGCAACAGTAGAAGTATCATCATCAGTCCAAACGCAAACGGCAGTAATGCAAGAAATTGCCGCTTCAGCAGAAATTTTGTCTACTCAAGCAGGAGAACTACAAAAAACAATCGGCAAATTCAGAACATAAAAAAGTGGATAGTGGGAAAGTGGAAAAGTAGAAAAGTAGAAAGTGGGAAAGTAGAAAGTTGGAAAGTTGGAAAAGGGAAAGATAAAAGCTGAAAGCCCAGAGCGTAAAGCTGAAGGTCGAAAGCCAAACTGGATCTCCTAAATTTTTTGAACTTCCTAACCAACTGTCCAACTAACCAACTTCCTAACAGTTCTTAATTTTTTTGAACTTCCTTTCCAACATTCCAACTTTACATACTACTTACTAACGGAGGTTTACATCATGAAAGTAGCAATAGGATCAGATCACGGTGGAGTAAATATAAAAACAGAAATTAAATCATTAATGGATGAAATGAACATCCAGTACGAGGATCTAGGCTGCAATAGCGATGAGTCGGTTGATTATCCAGACTATGCCCGACCAGTGGCCTTAAAGGTTGTTAATGGTGAAGTAGATCTAGGGATTTTAATTTGTGGAACAGGTATTGGTATGAGTATTGCTGCTAATAAAGTAAATGGTATTCGCTGCGCGCTTGCTCATGATGTATTTAGTGCAAAAGCAACGAGACTACATAATGACAGTAATATTCTCGCAATGGGTGAACGTGTTATTGGTCCTGGACTTGCAAGAGAAGTAGCGAAAGCATGGCTAGAAACAGAATTTGAAGGTGGACGTCACGCTCGCCGTATTGCAAAAATAACTGAATTAGAAAAATAATTAATATCCACCAGCTTGATTATAATCGATCTGGTGGATATTAATTATGTAGGTATCCATATCGTTATTTTTTAAAACATTAGAAAATGAATGAATTTCATTCAAATGTAAAATAAAAATTGAAAAGTCGGTGATTTGATGGATGCTAGCATAATTGAAAAAGAGATTTTTGAACAAGTTAGTCAAGGATTAGCGGATCTTCAAGAAAATATGTCTTTTCATAAAGATCATATTTTAGTAATCGGTACAAGTACGAGCGAAGTCATTGGTAAAGATATAGGTACAGCAGGAACAGAGAAAGTAGCCAGTGCTATTTTTCAAGCATTGCAAATTTTTCAGCAGAAAACAGGTGTACAACTAGCATTTCAATGCTGTGAACATTTAAATCGCGCTTTATTAGTTGAAGAAAACACACAAAGGAAATATAATTTAGAACAAGTGTCAGTCATTCCTGTTCCCGGGGCCGGGGGCTCAATGGCGGCTTATGCATATAAGCAACTAAAGACACCAGTAGTTGTTGAGTTTATTTCTGCTAATGCGGGTATTGATATTGGTGATACACTAATAGGAATGCACCTAAAGCATGTTGCGATTCCTATTAGAAGTCGAGTGAAGCGAGTTGGTCACGCTAATCTTACAATGGCCACAACCAGACCTAAGCTTATCGGCGGAGGAAGAGCGCATTACATACCAGAAAATCAAGGTGGGAAATGTGAGTAAGATTAAGGCTGGCAGGAAATCTAAGTAAATGAATTTCATTCAAGTAACAGAAAATTAGTTTTTGTGTTAAAATCTAAAGAAATAACTTTAATGAATTAGTATACGAATGAATTTCATAATACCAAAACCTAGCCACATAAATCTATATCTAGTTGAAGATGTTTTAATTCAACTAGATATAGCATCCTAGTGGTGTAGAAACTGCATTATGAAATTCATTCATACGAAAGGGAGATTCTAAAATGGAAAAGCTAAGAGAACAGGATCCACAACTTTATAAGGCAATGCAGGACGAGTTATCAAGGCAACGAGACAAAATTGAATTAATTGCCTCAGAAAATTTTGTTAGCGAAGCAGTAATGGAAGCACAAGGGTCAGTACTAACAAATAAATATGCTGAGGGTTATCCTGGCAAGCGTTATTATGGCGGTTGTGAACACGTCGATATAGTCGAAGACATTGCAAGAGATCGTGCAAAGCAAATATTTGGTGCAGAGCATGTAAATGTTCAACCACATTCAGGTGCTCAAGCAAATATGGCTGTCTACTTTACTATTTTAGATCATGGTGACACGGTACTAGGCATGAACCTTTCCCATGGTGGCCACTTAACACACGGTAGCGCAGTTAACTTTAGTGGGGTTCAGTACAATTTCGTGGAATATGGTGTAAATGAAACCGACCAACTTATTAACTATCAAGATGTTTTAGATAAAGCAAGAGTACATAAGCCGAAACTAATTGTAGCAGGAGCAAGCGCTTATCCAAGAGCGATTGACTTCAAAAAATTTCGCGAAATTGCTGATGAAGTAGGCGCATATTTCATGGTAGACATGGCTCATATTGCCGGTCTTGTTGCAGCGGGTGAGCACGAAAACCCAGTTCCATATGCTGACTTTGTCACAACAACTACGCACAAAACACTTCGTGGCCCTCGTGGCGGAATGATTTTGTGTAAGCAAGAGTGGGCAAAAAAGATTGATAAATCGATCTTCCCTGGTATTCAAGGTGGACCATTAATGCACGTCATCGCAGCTAAAGCAGTCGCCTTTGGTGAAGTGCTAGAACCTGAATTTAAGCAATATGGACAACGAGTCCGTGCAAATGCTAGTCGTTTAGCTGCTAAGCTTATTGCAGAAGGAATTAACCTTGTTTCTGGGGGAACGGACAATCATCTTGTCCTTATTGATCTTCTTAGCTTAGATTTAACAGGAAAAGTCGCTGAAAAAGCATTAGATGATATTGGTATTACTACAAATAAAAATACGATTCCATTTGATCCACAAAGCCCATTTGTAACGAGCGGAATTCGGATCGGTACAGCTGCGGTCACTTCACGCGGCTTAGGATTAGACGATATGGATGAAGTCGGTGCGATCATTGCCTTAACCCTAAAAAATAGTAATGATGAGACAAAATTAGCCGAGGCAAGCGAGCGAGTAACTGCTTTAATGGGAAAACATCCTTTATACGCAAACCTATAAGTGTCTGTTTAAATTAATAGCACAAAGAGCGTTTAGATAGACCGCTTCTTTGTGCTATTATAATGTTATAAATTACCCCTTGAAGAATCAACCACTTTTATGTAGAATCTTGAAGAGCAAGCATAGCGAGTGGCATTTTAAGTAAATAGTAAATGAATGAATTTCATAATGCAGATTCTGCGCCACTAGATTAGATTGATGTGTTATGTGGCTAATATAATGGTATTATAAAATTTATTCAAATAGAGAAAATTTCCATTAGAGAATAGGAGCGTTTACACAAAATGAGTAAAGTATTTGTTTTTGACCATCCATTAATTCAACATAAGTTAACGTACATAAGAGACATCAGGACAGGGACAAAAGAATTTCGTGAGCTTGTTGACGAGGTTGCCGCGTTAATGGCTTTTGAAATCACTAGAGATTTACCACTTCAAGATGTAATGGTGGAAACACCTGTGGGACCGGCCCCGTCAAAAACGATCGCTGGAAAAAAATTAGGCTTAGTACCAATTTTACGAGCAGGTTTAGGAATGGTAGATGGAATTTTAAAATTAATTCCAGCAGCAAAAGTCGGACATGTTGGTTTATATCGTGATCCTGAAACATTAAAACCAGTTGAATATTACGTGAAGCTTCCTACTGATATAGAAGAGCGTGATTTTATTGTTATTGATCCAATGTTAGCGACAGGTGGATCAGCGACAGAAGCGATCAACTGTTTAAAAAAACGTGGCGCCAAAAATATTAAGCTTATGTGCTTAATCGCCGCACCAGAAGGAGTAGAGGTTGTCCAAAAAGAACATCCTGATGTTGATATTTACTTAGCTGCTATGGACGAAAAATTAAATGAAAAAGGCTATATTGTCCCAGGCCTTGGCGATGCCGGTGACCGCCTTTTTGGAACGAAATAAAAACTAAATAAATCATGACTTTTAATTGGATAGCTTGCGCACCTATATTTTCGAATGTTTTAACTGACCATGAAGAGGCAAAAAACGCCTCTTTATGTCAATTTCCAACATACGTGCATCTACCAAGGTGATTGTGCTCTTCTCACATGCGAACTTTTCTTGTTCGCATGTTTTTTTTATGTTGTGGCACGATAAAGAGAGGGAAAGTAGAAAGTAGAAAGGTGGAAAGGTGGAAAGGTGGAAAGGTGGAAAGGAAAAATGAAAGTTCACAACTTCACATGGTGCCTGACACCATGTGAAGTTGTGAACAAAAAAGCTGGACGGTAGTTCTTAAAGCTTTTGACCAATCCTTCCATCCTTCCAACTTTCCCCCATCCAACTATTTATCAACTGGAGGTAGGATTACAGATCTCATGAAAAAAATTTGTTTTTTTACAATAATACTGACTATTAGCTTTTTTACAACAAGCTTTGCAGCTACATATCCTGAGCGCCCGCCTTTAGATGATGCTGATCAGGAAACGGTTGTCATTGTTGAAGTAGACGGAAATAACGATGACGTACAAACCGAAATTACGAAAACACTTATCAACGCGAAAGTGCGAAAATCTTTTCAAACACTATTTTCTGGTTTTTCAATCCAACTGCAAAAAAAAGAATTAGCGATCCTTGAGCAAATTAAGGGAGTAAAGAAAATATATCCTCTTCAAACTTATGAAGTTACCTTAGATGAAAGTGTTCCTTTTATCGGTGGCGACCATATTCGTGGCAAGCTCGATGCAGATGGGGAAAGACTTACTGGTAAAGGAATAAAAATTGCTGTTATTGACACGGGTATTGATTATGATCATCCCGATTTAAGAGGAAATTACAAAGGCGGCTATGACGTTATTGATGACGATAGCGATCCAATGGAAACAACGAAAGAGCAAGGCGCCTCGACCTTTCATGGCACCCATGTTGCGGGTATTATCGCAGCCAATGGAAAAATAAAAGGAGTAGCTCCCGAAGTAGATATATATGCCTACCGGGCTTTAGGTCCGGGTGGGAAAGGAACAACCGAACAAGTGATTGAAGCAATTGAAAAAGCAGTTGCTGATGATGTCGATATCATTAATCTTTCATTAGGGAACACAGTGAACGGACCAGACTGGCCGACAAGCATTGCCCTAGATAAAGCAGTCGAGCAAGGAGTCATCGCCGTTACGTCTAATGGCAATAGTGGGCCAAAGATGTGGACGGTCGGTTCGCCAGGCACTTCCACAAACGCTATATCTGTAGGAGCCTCGACACCACCATTAAAAGTTCCTTATTTAATGATAGGAGGTAAAAAACGAGAAATCGCTTTGCAGATGATGGCTGGTTCAAAGCCGTGGATATTTAAACATGATTATCGTTTAACGGAGGCTGGATTAGGAAGAGTAGAAGATTTCCAAGATGTAAAAAACAAACTTGTACTTGTCAAAAGAGGAGTGATCCCTTTTGAGGAAAAAGCAAAAGCAGCTATGCAAGCAGGAGCCTCTGGCGTCATTATTTACAACAACACTCCTGGTGAATTTATGGGCGGGCTAGAGACACCGCTAGATATTCCAGTTGTGTCTATTTCGAAAGAGGAGGGTGAGTGGCTAAAAGAACAAATTACTTTAAATGAAAAAATATATTTACGCACAATTTATCGAAAAGAAGAAGATAAAGTCGCCTCTTTTAGCTCGCGTGGACCTGTCACCTATACGTGGGGAGTTAAACCTGATGTCGTCGCTCCTGGAGTTGCGATAGATAGTACGATTCCAAAAGGGTACTTAGGTTTAAATGGAACGAGCATGTCTGCACCGCATGTGGCAGGAACTGCAGCTTTAGTGAAACAAGCCCATCCAGACTGGACACCAAAAGAAGTAAAAGCGGCAATTATGAATACGGCCAAACCTATCTATGATAAAGATGGCAATCTATATTCACCACACGAACAAGGGACAGGTCGGATTCAAATTGAAGAAGCTGTCAATGCAAAAATGCTCGTATATCCAGGAACTATGGCTTTTGGAAAATGGACGAGAGAAGATGCTCGTCATACAAAAGAAGTTGAGCTGACGATAAAGAATACTTCAGATAAAAGAAACACGTACCATGTAAAGCCACCTTTTGATGTTCCAGACGGAATTCAATGGAAAGTACCGTTTGCAATTCATTTAAAGCCAAACGAAGCGAGAAAAATCCCGATAACCATTGATATTCTACCTGCTGTATTTAAATCAGGGATCCATTATGGTGAATTTTTAGTAGAAGCAGGAAAAGATACTGTCAGAATTCCATACATGTTTTTTATTGAGGAACCTAACTACCCGAGATTAATGGCATTTTCGTTTGAGTTCGGTGATAAAAAAGGTCAGTATCGTTATGAAATTTATTTACCTGGGGGAGCAGAAGAAGTAGGTATTGCTCTTTATGATCCGGATACGTTCCAATTTATTAGCTATCTTGATGTGAAGCAGAATGTCGACAGAGGGATGCTAGAAGTAGAGTTAGATCAATTAACTTTAGAAGATGGTATATACAAAGCACTTGTCTATGCTAGTAAAGAAGGCAGAGAAGACCTCATTGAAACAATGATTTATATTGGAGAAGATTTAGAAGCTAACCCCGGAGCAGAAATGCTCTTTAGATAAAACTGCACAGTGGTTATATTTACCACCTGTAGTTTTATCTAAAAAGGTAAATTATTTAACTGATTTTCATGTATATTAAGTCTGTAAAATAAAATAAAAACCGCTTTAGTTAGCGTAAATGAGGCGTTTTTATAACACTACAGAGTCAGTGTTAACTTATTTTTTTAAATTGTTAAAATTCGTTGACAGATGTTGCCCCCTATTGTACGATTACAAAGGATATAAAGATACAACGCACTTTTGTTAAGTCATTTTTAAGTCTATCTGGATGCAAAATTGTTTGTTACATAACAGTTTTAATAAGGAGTGTTTATGCAAAATCCTAAACGCTTTAAGCAAACAATGCGATCTTTAGCACTTATGTCAACGATTAGTTCTTACTTATTAGGTTCAATCTTAGTAGGTCTTTTCGGTGGTAAATGGCTTGATAGTTACTATGGTACTAACTCAGTATTTCTGATCATTGGATTATTTTTAGGCATTGGGACCGGTACATATGGTGTCATTCAAGTGGTGAAGCTTTTTCTAGGAGAAGATCGGTAATGGAAGACTACATTGTTCTAACAAAACGATACACAATTTATTCAGTGCTCTGTATTGCTATCTTTATTCTCTTAGCTTTTCTAACATCGCTTCAATCTATTTTTTTGGGTTTGGCATTAGGGGCAGTTATTAGTCTTAGTAATCTTGTCACCCTATTTTATCAAGTGAAGCGGATAGGTGAGTCGATAGAAACAGGGCGAGCTAAATTTTCTTTAGGAACAATTTTTCGAACTATTTTAATTATTGGGGCTGTGTACATTGCGTACCAATATCCTGATATATTCCACTTAAATAGTGTAATCATAGGTTTAATGCTAACCTATATCATCATCTATATTAATTCTTTGTTTCAATTAAGACGTCTGTAGCAAGAAAAGAGGTGAAATGAATTGGAAATGAGATCTCCGGTAATAGAAATATCTGGCATACACATAAATCTATCGAGCATCTTGATGACGACCGTGGCAGCAATAATTGTCTTTTTTGTTAGTTATTTTATGTCTAGAAGAATCCAAATGAAACCAACAGGTGCGCAAAATATGCTGGAATGGCTTGTTGATTTTATCAAGAATATTATTAACAGTAATATGGATTGGAAAGTCGGCAAGAACTTTGTCATGCTCGGTGTTACGATTATCTTGTATGTTTTTGTTGCCAATATGTTAGGTATTCCGTTTGAAATTAAAACAGCCAACTATGTTGAAGGCGTTTACTATGTTTGGTGGAACTCACCGACATCAGATCCAGTATTAACACTATCCCTCGCAGCTATGGTGGTACTTTTAACTCACTATTATGGAATTAAGCTTAAAGGGCCAAAAGAATACGGAAAAGATTATTTCCGTCCTGTACCATTTTTGTTCCCATTTAAAATCGTTGAGGATTTCTCTAACACGCTAACACTTGGAATGCGACTTTTTGGTAATATTTATGCAAAAGAAGTGTTAATGGTCATGCTTGTTAGCCTTGGTAAAACAGGGATATTCTTAGCTGTAGGGGTTGCTTTACCATTGTTAGTTTGGCAAGCTTTTGGTATATTCATTGGTTCACTTCAGGCATTTA harbors:
- a CDS encoding methyl-accepting chemotaxis protein; the protein is MSKKKRYKFSIRKKMVVGIASVAAITYATSAFFIFYLSEILGSMFGINEDVFTIITLSLGVFWCALLGFFAAAVITKPLNRLEAASRKVANGDISVDVVVNKSDDEIRALGLAYQDMVINLREMVSDIGTNFQLTNEKVDEIKNASSDAAIQAEKIGRTIDEIASGAESSASSIQCTAESMEDVSKLADQVQDRANASRQLSIDMVATLAESKQIIHSLVTGINQLASDNQNSLTAVSRLESHAKKVGEIISLVGDIAEQTNLLALNASIEAARAGEQGRGFAVVADEVRKLADESSKAVQGISKLIKNIQDEVSNVVTQISDQVKVANKEALKGASTNEAIAEMTNSVTEVATAVKDITELVNSQLKSIRATTTESQEVAAIAEETSAATVEVSSSVQTQTAVMQEIAASAEILSTQAGELQKTIGKFRT
- the rpiB gene encoding ribose 5-phosphate isomerase B produces the protein MKVAIGSDHGGVNIKTEIKSLMDEMNIQYEDLGCNSDESVDYPDYARPVALKVVNGEVDLGILICGTGIGMSIAANKVNGIRCALAHDVFSAKATRLHNDSNILAMGERVIGPGLAREVAKAWLETEFEGGRHARRIAKITELEK
- a CDS encoding TIGR01440 family protein — protein: MDASIIEKEIFEQVSQGLADLQENMSFHKDHILVIGTSTSEVIGKDIGTAGTEKVASAIFQALQIFQQKTGVQLAFQCCEHLNRALLVEENTQRKYNLEQVSVIPVPGAGGSMAAYAYKQLKTPVVVEFISANAGIDIGDTLIGMHLKHVAIPIRSRVKRVGHANLTMATTRPKLIGGGRAHYIPENQGGKCE
- the glyA gene encoding serine hydroxymethyltransferase; the encoded protein is MEKLREQDPQLYKAMQDELSRQRDKIELIASENFVSEAVMEAQGSVLTNKYAEGYPGKRYYGGCEHVDIVEDIARDRAKQIFGAEHVNVQPHSGAQANMAVYFTILDHGDTVLGMNLSHGGHLTHGSAVNFSGVQYNFVEYGVNETDQLINYQDVLDKARVHKPKLIVAGASAYPRAIDFKKFREIADEVGAYFMVDMAHIAGLVAAGEHENPVPYADFVTTTTHKTLRGPRGGMILCKQEWAKKIDKSIFPGIQGGPLMHVIAAKAVAFGEVLEPEFKQYGQRVRANASRLAAKLIAEGINLVSGGTDNHLVLIDLLSLDLTGKVAEKALDDIGITTNKNTIPFDPQSPFVTSGIRIGTAAVTSRGLGLDDMDEVGAIIALTLKNSNDETKLAEASERVTALMGKHPLYANL
- the upp gene encoding uracil phosphoribosyltransferase; the encoded protein is MSKVFVFDHPLIQHKLTYIRDIRTGTKEFRELVDEVAALMAFEITRDLPLQDVMVETPVGPAPSKTIAGKKLGLVPILRAGLGMVDGILKLIPAAKVGHVGLYRDPETLKPVEYYVKLPTDIEERDFIVIDPMLATGGSATEAINCLKKRGAKNIKLMCLIAAPEGVEVVQKEHPDVDIYLAAMDEKLNEKGYIVPGLGDAGDRLFGTK
- a CDS encoding S8 family serine peptidase, giving the protein MKKICFFTIILTISFFTTSFAATYPERPPLDDADQETVVIVEVDGNNDDVQTEITKTLINAKVRKSFQTLFSGFSIQLQKKELAILEQIKGVKKIYPLQTYEVTLDESVPFIGGDHIRGKLDADGERLTGKGIKIAVIDTGIDYDHPDLRGNYKGGYDVIDDDSDPMETTKEQGASTFHGTHVAGIIAANGKIKGVAPEVDIYAYRALGPGGKGTTEQVIEAIEKAVADDVDIINLSLGNTVNGPDWPTSIALDKAVEQGVIAVTSNGNSGPKMWTVGSPGTSTNAISVGASTPPLKVPYLMIGGKKREIALQMMAGSKPWIFKHDYRLTEAGLGRVEDFQDVKNKLVLVKRGVIPFEEKAKAAMQAGASGVIIYNNTPGEFMGGLETPLDIPVVSISKEEGEWLKEQITLNEKIYLRTIYRKEEDKVASFSSRGPVTYTWGVKPDVVAPGVAIDSTIPKGYLGLNGTSMSAPHVAGTAALVKQAHPDWTPKEVKAAIMNTAKPIYDKDGNLYSPHEQGTGRIQIEEAVNAKMLVYPGTMAFGKWTREDARHTKEVELTIKNTSDKRNTYHVKPPFDVPDGIQWKVPFAIHLKPNEARKIPITIDILPAVFKSGIHYGEFLVEAGKDTVRIPYMFFIEEPNYPRLMAFSFEFGDKKGQYRYEIYLPGGAEEVGIALYDPDTFQFISYLDVKQNVDRGMLEVELDQLTLEDGIYKALVYASKEGREDLIETMIYIGEDLEANPGAEMLFR
- a CDS encoding AtpZ/AtpI family protein, with the translated sequence MQNPKRFKQTMRSLALMSTISSYLLGSILVGLFGGKWLDSYYGTNSVFLIIGLFLGIGTGTYGVIQVVKLFLGEDR
- a CDS encoding ATP synthase subunit I, whose amino-acid sequence is MEDYIVLTKRYTIYSVLCIAIFILLAFLTSLQSIFLGLALGAVISLSNLVTLFYQVKRIGESIETGRAKFSLGTIFRTILIIGAVYIAYQYPDIFHLNSVIIGLMLTYIIIYINSLFQLRRL
- the atpB gene encoding F0F1 ATP synthase subunit A — protein: MRSPVIEISGIHINLSSILMTTVAAIIVFFVSYFMSRRIQMKPTGAQNMLEWLVDFIKNIINSNMDWKVGKNFVMLGVTIILYVFVANMLGIPFEIKTANYVEGVYYVWWNSPTSDPVLTLSLAAMVVLLTHYYGIKLKGPKEYGKDYFRPVPFLFPFKIVEDFSNTLTLGMRLFGNIYAKEVLMVMLVSLGKTGIFLAVGVALPLLVWQAFGIFIGSLQAFIFCMLTMVYMSHKVSEEH